A single window of Flagellimonas maritima DNA harbors:
- a CDS encoding acyl-ACP desaturase translates to MSLKNIRLEVMQAIEPKVKGFMDSYLVPIEEIWQPSDFLPDSQSDNFFNETEQIREEAKELGYDFWVTLVADTITEEALPTYESWLMDVEGIDQHSGKENGWSKWVRAWTAEENRHGDVLNKYLYLSGRVNMREVEITTQHLISDGFDIGTDRDPYKNFVYTTFQELATNISHKRVGKMAKQKGNVLLGKMCTIIAGDEMRHHLAYREFVKTILGQDPNGMVQAFADMMKKKIVMPAHFLRESGDSIGTAFELFSNCAQRLGVYTAQDYIEILKKLNDYWEIGNVRGLSEQAEKARDYLMKLPERLQRISERMQFGQDQYKFKWVEANGMI, encoded by the coding sequence ATGTCGTTAAAAAATATCCGTTTGGAAGTAATGCAGGCCATTGAACCAAAAGTAAAAGGTTTTATGGATTCATATCTTGTACCTATAGAAGAAATATGGCAGCCAAGTGATTTTCTGCCAGATTCTCAAAGTGATAATTTCTTCAATGAAACAGAACAAATACGAGAAGAAGCCAAGGAATTGGGCTATGATTTCTGGGTCACCCTTGTAGCTGACACCATAACCGAGGAGGCTTTGCCAACATACGAATCTTGGTTGATGGATGTTGAGGGAATAGATCAACATAGCGGAAAAGAGAATGGATGGAGCAAATGGGTGAGGGCATGGACGGCAGAGGAAAACAGGCATGGCGATGTGCTCAATAAATACTTATATCTATCCGGTAGGGTAAATATGAGGGAAGTTGAAATTACCACGCAACATTTAATTTCCGATGGCTTCGATATAGGAACCGACAGAGACCCCTATAAAAATTTTGTATATACCACTTTTCAAGAATTGGCAACCAATATCTCGCACAAGCGAGTAGGTAAAATGGCCAAACAAAAAGGAAATGTCCTGCTTGGTAAAATGTGTACAATTATAGCCGGAGATGAAATGCGCCACCATTTGGCATATCGCGAATTTGTAAAAACCATATTGGGACAGGATCCAAATGGAATGGTTCAGGCTTTTGCCGACATGATGAAGAAAAAAATTGTGATGCCCGCACATTTTCTTCGTGAATCCGGAGATAGTATCGGTACTGCTTTTGAACTTTTTTCGAACTGTGCACAACGTTTAGGAGTCTATACAGCACAGGACTACATTGAGATTTTGAAGAAATTGAATGATTATTGGGAAATAGGCAATGTTCGGGGACTTTCAGAACAGGCAGAAAAAGCTAGGGACTACCTAATGAAGCTTCCAGAAAGGCTACAACGAATTTCGGAACGGATGCAATTTGGGCAAGACCAATATAAATTTAAATGGGTAGAGGCGAACGGAATGATTTAG
- a CDS encoding metallophosphoesterase family protein: MRTLVIGDIHSGIRALEQLIIKAKVNSNDHLIFLGDYVDGWSTAVETIDFLIALKRKFNCTFIRGNHDELCRDWLTTSEENPQWLAHGGKATKDSYLGAEKEVWELHLQFYSDLKNYHLDSENRLYLHAGYTNLKGVEFEYFQQSFYWDRTLWELVKALDPNLKIGDRNFPKRLTHYKEIFIGHTPISKYRVVSPQNAANVWNLDTGAAFMGALTIMDVETKEFWQSDPVHILYPKEKGRN; encoded by the coding sequence ATGCGAACATTGGTCATAGGAGATATTCATTCAGGAATAAGAGCTCTGGAACAGCTTATCATCAAGGCGAAGGTAAATTCAAATGACCATCTTATATTTTTGGGGGATTATGTGGATGGGTGGAGCACTGCAGTTGAGACCATTGATTTTCTCATTGCTTTAAAAAGAAAGTTCAATTGTACGTTTATTCGTGGAAACCATGATGAACTTTGTAGAGATTGGTTAACCACCAGTGAAGAAAACCCACAATGGTTGGCACATGGAGGTAAAGCGACCAAAGATTCTTATTTGGGAGCGGAAAAAGAAGTATGGGAACTGCATCTTCAGTTTTATTCAGATTTAAAAAATTATCATTTAGATTCTGAAAACAGACTCTATCTCCATGCCGGTTACACTAATTTAAAAGGAGTGGAGTTTGAATATTTTCAACAATCGTTCTATTGGGACCGTACGTTATGGGAATTGGTGAAAGCATTGGATCCAAATTTAAAAATAGGTGATAGGAATTTTCCAAAAAGATTGACCCATTATAAAGAAATCTTCATTGGACACACCCCAATCTCTAAATATAGAGTTGTATCGCCCCAAAATGCTGCCAATGTCTGGAACCTTGATACAGGTGCTGCTTTTATGGGGGCTTTAACCATCATGGATGTTGAAACCAAAGAATTTTGGCAAAGCGACCCCGTTCATATACTTTACCCAAAAGAAAAAGGCAGAAACTAG
- a CDS encoding T9SS type A sorting domain-containing protein, with protein sequence MKKVLLNRVAFLLCSFLFLSVSNLNAQNLKKTHDDAPQKGHNLYKQSKLYDSKKGPTGVKPKAVGDRAMDRLSYEFRQVQDPFTKTIPDNIRLKEVEFSGKIDSTDVQSQMSKSYGAEASKKRYFYWRNRGPANVGGRTRALALDRRNENTILAGGVSGGLWRSTNAGDSWRRVTRKWQSPSITSIVQDPRKFRGNVWYYASGERFGNSASAPGAFYQGVGIFKSFNNGRSWIRMRDNISDNDVTTLSSFDIINSLAIHPSNGDLYAATFDGLFRSKNGARSFEEVLPSGFDSQTEIIITPKGTLYATVDIFGGENAGFYTSQDGDTWTNITPEGLFPSFGRTVMAYDPSDENRIFFFSYDLSNAGEAFLWKYQADAETPEEQWVDLTANLPISIGGVAGNLNLQGAYNMIIKVHPTNPDLVFLGGTNLYRSTTGFTTPTGFESWIGGYTIFADSFALYPNHHPDQHNLVFLPSNPDKAITANDGGVQVTEDITIDTEPVSWTSLNNGYITTQPYAISIDPEGNSQDVVAGFQDNGTWFTNSTNGNDPWESDFGGDGSYNAIADGGLTRYVSSQFGNVYRFNFNEAEEFISFTRVQPAGASGFDFVAPFLLDPINDNIMYMPAGDRMWRNNNLDEIPLFSNAQATVNWVEQTQTATPDGSLITGLDVSKFPVANRLYYGTSSGMIFKVENANLDDQAVVDISSGKGLPAGNINQMYVDPTNSDKVFAVFSNYNIQSIFMSKNAGETWESISGNLEENSDGTGNGPSVRWFAIGGNNSLYYAGTSTGLYVSFWLNGERTRWFKEPFVVGNVVVPQVRTREDGFVAVAAHGNGIYNAQFFAFPSPEATLSTAYLLPDLVLPLNSPDKEIDVKDLFVSSRGRSISIELTNSNPDLVTAELNGDVISLSFAPDSEGSAAIGLIATSGKEQVAEGFTVTLTEFPIYEQNEAFTSSSPSQLIPDFGGALLQSADDFIVPNGSQWTINNIVASGGANNNPLLTTATVVIYENNNGLPGATVYDSGALALSSAPTNTNLSIDLPEPVQLESGTYWLSVYANLDFSPNATQWFWLTQAGLIGNESLFRDTADLFGTGAIDWTNKSQVFGGLQEDQIFQIFGTADNGSEGDTAMEIAPSGVAGEQTSQNLANVETNVVTAVWPNPSTEEFYFALKNNDDSKVSTQIFNMVGQMVYEKTNQDSSKPFVWNASNSPAGIYFVKITGANTNENFKIIKK encoded by the coding sequence ATGAAAAAAGTACTACTCAACAGAGTTGCATTCCTTCTATGCAGCTTTTTATTTTTAAGTGTTTCAAACTTAAATGCTCAAAATTTAAAAAAAACTCATGATGATGCACCACAAAAGGGGCATAACCTTTATAAACAGTCTAAACTTTATGATAGTAAAAAAGGACCAACAGGGGTAAAACCAAAAGCAGTGGGAGACCGTGCCATGGATCGTTTATCCTATGAATTTAGACAAGTACAGGATCCTTTTACAAAAACAATACCAGACAACATTCGTTTAAAAGAGGTTGAGTTTTCAGGTAAAATTGACTCCACGGACGTACAATCACAGATGTCAAAATCGTATGGGGCAGAAGCTTCTAAAAAGAGATATTTCTATTGGCGCAACCGAGGGCCTGCCAACGTTGGCGGAAGAACAAGGGCACTTGCTTTAGACAGAAGAAATGAAAATACCATTTTAGCTGGAGGCGTTTCAGGTGGACTTTGGCGATCCACAAACGCTGGCGACAGTTGGAGACGCGTTACCCGTAAATGGCAGTCCCCCAGTATTACCTCAATCGTGCAAGATCCAAGAAAATTTCGTGGAAATGTATGGTACTACGCATCTGGTGAGCGTTTTGGGAATTCTGCTAGTGCGCCTGGGGCATTCTACCAAGGAGTAGGAATCTTTAAGTCCTTCAACAACGGGAGAAGTTGGATACGTATGCGGGACAATATATCTGACAACGATGTGACCACGCTCTCTTCATTTGATATCATAAACAGCTTGGCCATACACCCTTCAAATGGGGATCTTTATGCAGCAACATTTGATGGACTGTTCCGCTCCAAAAACGGAGCAAGATCATTTGAAGAAGTATTGCCCAGTGGATTTGATAGTCAAACCGAAATAATTATAACGCCTAAGGGAACCCTTTATGCAACGGTGGATATTTTTGGAGGTGAGAATGCCGGGTTCTATACTTCCCAAGATGGTGATACTTGGACAAACATAACCCCGGAAGGATTATTTCCATCCTTTGGAAGGACTGTAATGGCCTATGACCCTTCGGATGAAAACAGGATTTTCTTTTTCTCATATGATTTGAGCAATGCGGGGGAAGCATTTCTTTGGAAATATCAAGCAGATGCCGAAACTCCTGAAGAGCAATGGGTAGATTTGACAGCGAACCTTCCTATTAGCATTGGTGGTGTGGCTGGAAATTTAAACCTTCAGGGAGCCTATAATATGATTATAAAAGTGCATCCTACCAATCCAGATTTAGTTTTCTTGGGCGGTACCAATTTATATAGGTCTACAACAGGTTTTACAACACCTACTGGATTTGAAAGTTGGATCGGAGGGTACACTATTTTTGCAGATAGTTTTGCACTATACCCCAACCATCATCCTGATCAGCATAATTTAGTCTTTTTACCCTCTAACCCAGATAAAGCTATTACAGCAAATGATGGTGGTGTACAGGTTACCGAAGATATTACCATTGATACGGAGCCCGTAAGCTGGACATCCTTGAACAATGGCTATATAACCACACAGCCTTATGCAATTTCAATAGACCCAGAAGGTAACAGTCAAGACGTTGTAGCTGGTTTTCAAGATAATGGTACTTGGTTTACCAACTCTACCAATGGAAATGATCCATGGGAAAGTGATTTTGGTGGCGATGGATCATATAATGCAATTGCTGATGGAGGACTTACGCGATATGTCTCATCCCAATTTGGAAATGTCTATCGCTTCAATTTCAACGAAGCCGAAGAATTCATATCCTTTACAAGAGTACAACCCGCAGGTGCCAGCGGATTTGATTTTGTAGCTCCGTTTTTATTGGACCCAATCAATGATAACATTATGTATATGCCTGCAGGAGATCGTATGTGGCGCAACAACAATTTGGATGAGATTCCATTGTTCTCCAATGCACAGGCGACAGTAAATTGGGTAGAACAAACACAAACAGCAACGCCCGACGGTTCTTTGATTACAGGATTGGACGTATCCAAATTTCCTGTGGCAAATCGACTTTACTATGGAACATCGAGCGGAATGATTTTTAAGGTTGAAAACGCAAATCTTGATGATCAAGCTGTTGTTGATATCTCAAGTGGAAAAGGGCTTCCCGCCGGGAATATCAATCAAATGTATGTAGATCCCACCAATTCCGATAAAGTATTCGCAGTATTTTCCAACTATAATATTCAAAGTATTTTTATGAGCAAAAATGCTGGTGAAACTTGGGAAAGCATCAGCGGTAACCTAGAAGAGAATAGTGATGGAACAGGAAATGGGCCTTCGGTAAGATGGTTTGCCATAGGGGGCAACAACAGTCTTTACTATGCAGGTACGAGTACTGGGCTTTATGTTTCCTTTTGGCTGAACGGAGAACGTACCCGATGGTTTAAAGAACCTTTTGTAGTAGGCAATGTTGTAGTACCACAAGTAAGAACAAGAGAAGATGGTTTTGTGGCTGTGGCGGCACACGGCAACGGAATTTATAATGCTCAGTTCTTTGCGTTCCCATCACCTGAAGCCACGTTGAGCACCGCTTATCTATTGCCAGATTTGGTGTTGCCCTTAAATAGCCCAGATAAAGAAATAGATGTAAAAGACCTGTTCGTAAGTTCAAGAGGAAGATCTATTTCCATTGAACTGACAAATTCAAATCCGGATTTGGTTACCGCAGAATTGAACGGAGATGTAATTTCACTATCATTTGCTCCAGATTCAGAAGGCTCTGCAGCAATAGGACTTATTGCAACATCAGGAAAAGAACAAGTTGCAGAAGGATTTACGGTTACACTTACCGAATTCCCGATCTACGAACAAAACGAAGCCTTTACAAGTAGTAGCCCTTCACAATTGATTCCTGATTTTGGAGGTGCGCTGTTACAATCTGCAGACGATTTTATAGTGCCTAACGGAAGTCAATGGACTATAAACAATATTGTTGCTTCTGGAGGAGCAAACAACAATCCATTACTAACAACTGCAACCGTTGTTATTTATGAGAACAACAACGGGCTACCAGGCGCAACTGTTTACGATAGTGGTGCTTTAGCGCTTTCCTCGGCACCCACCAATACCAATCTTAGCATAGATCTTCCAGAACCTGTTCAACTGGAATCAGGTACATACTGGCTCTCCGTGTATGCTAACTTGGATTTTTCGCCGAACGCAACACAATGGTTCTGGTTGACACAAGCGGGACTGATCGGAAACGAATCTCTTTTTAGGGATACTGCAGACTTATTTGGAACCGGTGCTATTGATTGGACCAATAAGTCACAAGTTTTTGGTGGATTGCAGGAAGATCAAATATTTCAAATATTTGGTACTGCTGACAATGGTTCCGAAGGGGATACTGCAATGGAGATAGCTCCCTCAGGCGTTGCCGGAGAACAAACTTCCCAAAATTTGGCTAATGTTGAAACCAATGTAGTTACAGCTGTTTGGCCAAATCCGTCAACTGAGGAGTTTTATTTTGCGTTAAAGAATAATGACGATTCTAAAGTAAGTACTCAAATTTTTAACATGGTCGGTCAAATGGTCTATGAGAAAACCAATCAAGATAGCTCAAAACCATTTGTATGGAATGCATCCAATAGTCCAGCTGGCATTTACTTTGTGAAAATAACCGGTGCAAACACGAATGAGAATTTTAAGATTATAAAAAAGTAG
- a CDS encoding carbohydrate kinase family protein codes for MKKVFCIGELLIDFVAEKQGSNLSKANTFTKKAGGAPANVACAIAKLGGRGIFVGCVGDDPFGDFLLNTLKNESVDISLAQRSKTFTTLAFVSLAEDGERDFVFSRGADRELEYQVALRKDFNGNLLHLGAATALLGGPLEKAYGKYLFDALTKEMFISFDPNFRKDLWKENELQFVKKCMPFIEKSHLCKFSLEEAQLLSGKEDMHEACDFLHDVGAKIITVTLGKKGTLLSTNNIREIVPSIKVKPIDTTGAGDAFIGCLLQQISGLDNFDNIFNNDKLLLKMVAKANMAGAITTTNYGAIVALPNKSQLQD; via the coding sequence ATGAAAAAAGTATTCTGTATCGGTGAGCTCTTAATAGATTTTGTTGCCGAAAAACAGGGCAGTAATCTTTCTAAAGCAAACACATTTACTAAAAAAGCAGGTGGTGCACCTGCAAATGTTGCTTGTGCAATAGCAAAGCTTGGTGGAAGAGGTATTTTTGTTGGTTGTGTTGGAGATGATCCGTTTGGAGATTTTCTGCTCAATACCTTAAAGAATGAAAGCGTTGATATTTCCTTGGCGCAGCGTTCCAAAACGTTTACAACCCTTGCTTTTGTGTCATTGGCCGAAGATGGGGAACGTGATTTTGTTTTTAGCAGGGGAGCCGATAGGGAACTTGAATATCAAGTCGCGCTGAGAAAGGATTTTAATGGCAATTTACTTCATTTGGGAGCTGCTACTGCCCTTTTGGGAGGCCCTCTGGAAAAAGCCTATGGCAAATACTTGTTTGATGCCCTTACAAAAGAGATGTTTATAAGTTTTGATCCAAATTTCAGGAAAGATCTTTGGAAAGAAAACGAACTGCAATTCGTTAAAAAGTGCATGCCATTTATTGAGAAATCCCATTTGTGTAAATTCAGTTTGGAAGAGGCGCAATTGCTATCGGGCAAAGAAGATATGCATGAAGCATGTGATTTTTTACATGATGTTGGCGCCAAGATTATAACTGTAACGCTTGGTAAGAAAGGAACACTACTTAGCACGAATAACATTAGAGAGATTGTTCCCAGTATCAAGGTAAAACCAATCGATACAACTGGGGCTGGTGATGCTTTTATTGGCTGTCTTCTACAACAAATTTCAGGTCTGGACAATTTTGATAACATCTTCAATAACGATAAATTGTTACTGAAAATGGTTGCAAAAGCCAATATGGCCGGAGCTATCACTACTACCAATTATGGGGCAATAGTTGCATTGCCCAATAAATCACAGTTACAGGACTAG
- a CDS encoding alpha-amylase family glycosyl hydrolase has product MNQAALHQLISSRFKEKNTKVLFNLRLATNLGLIQQLFFSIYPEEKHHGAFQELMNLFPKLFALRSDELKNQDLQRLEEGNWYQSEKMVGMQLYVEHFHKDLKGLKEKIPYLKRLGINFLHLMPITTRPNGENDGGYAVNSYHKIDPKYGTDKEFLELASEFRKQQMFLMLDFVVNHTSNEFPWAKKAKKGEKKYQGYYYIFEDDSIPKEFEKSLPEVFPETSPGNFTHIPEMDRWVMTVFNDYQWDLNYTNPEVFLEMLTNLVKLANMGVDMVRFDALAFLWKKIGTDSQNLPEAHDLIALFRMCLQVVAPGTIFLAEAIVAPTEIVKYFGEGQKRANECEVAYNASLMALLWNSIATKKTVLLYKSLSNVPAKPKDCTWINYIRCHDDIGLGYENSFIEEIGWNPQQHRKFLLDYYCQRLNWSPSKGLLFMYNPKTGDGRITGSAASLLGLEKGLIEKNKSLVNEAVAKINMLHGIILAFGGIPMIYAGDEIGILNDYSFLEDDATKGDSRWANRPKQDWELISKLENKDLPQSKIFHTLQRLIAIRKENIVFADNDNLSLCHTGNDHVLVFERTSTSENGLLVISNFDENPQVIEAGWILKLGYFTMGNPKDLISEQKISLKSGLLELKPYQILWLKKS; this is encoded by the coding sequence ATGAATCAGGCTGCCTTACATCAATTGATTTCTTCAAGATTTAAGGAAAAGAATACCAAAGTACTTTTCAATTTGCGATTGGCAACAAATTTAGGCTTGATCCAACAATTGTTTTTCTCAATTTATCCAGAAGAAAAACATCATGGTGCGTTTCAGGAATTGATGAACCTATTTCCAAAGTTATTCGCTTTACGTTCTGATGAATTGAAAAATCAGGATTTGCAAAGATTGGAAGAAGGCAATTGGTACCAATCAGAAAAAATGGTGGGCATGCAATTGTATGTTGAGCATTTTCATAAAGATTTAAAAGGTCTTAAAGAAAAAATTCCCTACCTAAAAAGATTGGGAATAAATTTTTTGCACCTTATGCCCATTACTACCCGTCCAAATGGTGAGAACGATGGAGGGTATGCCGTAAACAGTTACCACAAAATAGACCCAAAATATGGAACTGACAAGGAATTTCTCGAGCTAGCTTCAGAGTTTAGAAAACAGCAAATGTTCTTGATGCTGGATTTCGTTGTCAATCATACTTCCAACGAATTTCCATGGGCGAAAAAGGCGAAAAAAGGCGAAAAAAAATATCAAGGATACTATTACATTTTTGAAGACGATTCCATTCCAAAAGAGTTTGAAAAATCACTGCCCGAGGTTTTCCCGGAAACCTCGCCAGGTAATTTTACCCATATTCCTGAAATGGATAGATGGGTGATGACGGTTTTCAATGATTATCAATGGGATCTGAACTATACCAATCCTGAGGTATTTTTGGAGATGTTGACCAATCTGGTAAAATTAGCCAATATGGGGGTTGACATGGTACGCTTTGATGCACTCGCATTTCTCTGGAAAAAAATTGGTACAGATTCCCAAAACCTTCCTGAAGCGCATGACCTTATTGCATTGTTCCGAATGTGTTTGCAAGTTGTGGCACCAGGAACTATATTTTTGGCCGAAGCTATTGTAGCACCAACTGAAATCGTAAAATATTTTGGAGAAGGCCAAAAAAGGGCGAATGAATGTGAAGTTGCCTACAACGCATCTTTAATGGCTTTACTTTGGAATTCAATAGCGACAAAGAAAACAGTACTGCTTTACAAAAGCCTGAGCAACGTGCCTGCCAAACCCAAAGACTGTACATGGATCAACTATATCCGTTGCCATGATGATATTGGACTGGGATATGAAAATAGTTTTATTGAAGAGATTGGATGGAACCCACAACAGCACCGTAAATTTTTGTTGGACTATTATTGCCAGCGGTTGAATTGGTCTCCTTCAAAAGGATTGCTCTTTATGTACAATCCCAAAACTGGGGATGGACGGATCACCGGTAGTGCGGCATCACTCTTAGGACTGGAAAAGGGATTGATTGAGAAAAATAAATCTCTAGTGAACGAAGCAGTTGCAAAAATCAACATGCTTCACGGTATTATTTTGGCCTTTGGAGGTATTCCCATGATTTACGCAGGTGATGAGATCGGTATATTAAACGACTATTCTTTTTTAGAGGATGATGCAACAAAAGGGGACAGCCGTTGGGCAAACAGACCAAAACAAGACTGGGAACTCATTTCAAAATTGGAAAATAAAGATTTGCCCCAATCCAAAATATTCCATACGTTGCAACGATTGATTGCTATTAGAAAAGAAAATATTGTCTTTGCGGATAACGACAATCTATCCTTGTGCCATACTGGCAATGACCACGTTCTTGTATTTGAAAGAACCTCAACAAGCGAAAATGGATTACTGGTCATTAGTAATTTTGACGAAAATCCCCAAGTAATCGAAGCAGGCTGGATACTGAAGCTAGGGTATTTTACGATGGGCAATCCAAAAGATTTGATTTCAGAACAGAAAATATCGCTTAAGAGCGGGTTGTTGGAATTGAAACCGTATCAGATTCTCTGGCTAAAAAAATCTTAA
- a CDS encoding ATP-binding protein codes for MINKRLLVKNLLAHNDENSFYDKKRFISIGEKEGKAKFLKHVCALANSNPINNSFIVIGVEDEDNKIVGVDFFDDSKIQNLVNAYLDNPPLISYENIPFPHLPEGKVVGLVTIKSNGKVCALRKNIWKYYGGAVFFREGSISLPKAFDIELKDINSDAVATIELHARNNIELTLDAVINFMNSRHADLTSNYKVFKEQFVVCWAGNKKKVQNKTYYSRVDIELINEQVKLFYSALDEITIAYDENSFSTLEFVQLGLGSQQHYFPLEEMVITFSDNGKYSINSELVFEPPQYDKKTLYHVLNTNNTLLQKLEKKIKLNQAEEKDLTHLPATYLLCYLNGFEEAKEQMEQARPLLKQTNKRVYDSLKESLRIIRKVRYN; via the coding sequence ATGATCAATAAACGCCTTCTTGTAAAAAACCTACTGGCGCATAATGATGAGAATAGCTTCTATGATAAAAAAAGGTTTATTTCCATAGGAGAAAAAGAAGGCAAGGCCAAATTTCTAAAACATGTTTGTGCTCTGGCAAACAGCAACCCCATAAATAATTCTTTTATTGTTATAGGTGTTGAGGATGAAGACAACAAGATTGTAGGGGTTGATTTCTTTGATGATAGTAAAATTCAAAATCTGGTAAATGCCTATTTGGATAACCCTCCCCTTATTTCTTATGAAAATATTCCTTTTCCACATTTGCCGGAAGGTAAAGTAGTGGGTTTGGTAACTATAAAATCCAATGGAAAAGTATGTGCACTCAGAAAAAATATATGGAAATACTATGGAGGAGCCGTCTTTTTTAGAGAGGGGAGCATAAGTTTGCCAAAAGCTTTTGATATTGAACTTAAGGATATTAATTCTGATGCAGTCGCAACCATAGAGCTACATGCCCGTAATAATATTGAACTTACACTTGACGCAGTAATTAATTTTATGAATAGCAGGCATGCGGACCTGACCAGTAATTATAAAGTTTTTAAAGAACAATTTGTGGTCTGCTGGGCGGGAAACAAGAAAAAGGTTCAAAATAAAACGTATTATTCTAGAGTTGACATTGAATTGATCAACGAGCAAGTTAAACTGTTCTATTCTGCTTTGGACGAGATAACTATTGCTTATGATGAGAATTCATTCAGTACTTTGGAATTTGTACAATTGGGGCTGGGTTCCCAACAACATTACTTTCCACTGGAAGAAATGGTGATAACTTTTTCCGACAACGGAAAATACAGCATCAACAGTGAATTGGTATTTGAACCACCACAATATGATAAGAAAACATTGTACCACGTATTAAATACCAACAATACCTTGCTACAAAAACTTGAAAAGAAAATTAAACTGAACCAAGCCGAGGAAAAGGACCTTACACACCTTCCCGCCACGTACCTTCTTTGTTATTTAAACGGCTTTGAAGAAGCAAAAGAACAAATGGAACAGGCCCGTCCGTTATTAAAGCAAACAAATAAGCGAGTATATGACTCGCTCAAAGAATCCTTGCGCATTATTAGAAAAGTGAGATACAATTAA
- a CDS encoding SDR family NAD(P)-dependent oxidoreductase, which yields MDGTETVLITGATSGIGKATATLLAKEGFNLIICGRRKKRLKALKEELEKFTKVYVSSFDIRDKLAVTEAVESIPKEFSPIDILINNAGNAHGMDTIDNGDIDDWDAMLDINVKGLLYISKAILPQMVERKSGHIINIGSTAGKEVYPKGNVYCASKHAVDAINKGMRIDLNAYGIRVGAINPGLVETEFSDVRFKGDTEKAEKVYQGYQPLQPEDIADIIHFTITRPYHVNIADLVVMPTAQASSTVVRKEI from the coding sequence ACTATTGGCCAAAGAAGGATTTAACTTAATAATTTGTGGCCGTAGGAAGAAACGATTGAAAGCGCTGAAAGAGGAACTGGAAAAGTTCACGAAAGTTTATGTATCAAGTTTTGATATTAGGGATAAACTCGCGGTTACCGAAGCAGTTGAAAGCATACCAAAAGAGTTTTCCCCCATAGATATTTTAATTAACAATGCAGGGAACGCACATGGTATGGATACCATTGATAACGGAGATATTGACGATTGGGATGCAATGCTGGACATTAATGTAAAGGGGCTGTTGTATATTTCCAAAGCGATTTTGCCACAAATGGTGGAACGAAAATCAGGACATATCATAAACATTGGATCTACTGCAGGCAAAGAAGTTTATCCAAAAGGAAATGTTTACTGTGCCAGTAAACATGCCGTAGACGCTATAAACAAAGGGATGCGCATAGATTTGAATGCTTATGGGATTCGAGTAGGAGCTATAAATCCTGGATTGGTGGAAACTGAGTTCAGCGATGTACGATTTAAAGGGGATACTGAAAAAGCTGAGAAAGTGTATCAAGGCTACCAACCCTTACAGCCAGAGGATATTGCAGATATTATACACTTTACGATTACAAGGCCCTATCATGTAAACATTGCAGATTTAGTGGTAATGCCAACCGCTCAGGCCAGCAGTACAGTTGTTAGGAAAGAAATATGA